TTTCTGTTGGTGTCCTTGGGAAGAAGGCCCTGGAGGGGCTGCTGGTGACTTGAGCTTGTGCTGTGGGTGTCCTCTGTAGTTTCTTCCACGTGAGGGCTGAGGTGGGGATGCAGTGGGGGAGGCTGGGGCACTGGGGAAGGTGTaaggaggagaaaggggggaCTTTGGAAGGGAGAGTATTCTTATGGGCTTGGACTTTTCTCGGGCACTTCTGGGCTGGGAAGAGTCAAGTCTGTGGTGGCGAGAGTGCCCAAAAGAGGGAGGACGGGCTCAGCAACCTAAGAGGAGAGGGGTGCAGAGCAGGGCTGGAGCCCGCCCACTTCCTACCCAACTCCTTTCAAGGAATTCCTTACCTGGCCCAGCCCCTGGTCACTGGGTAGAGCACCtctgggggtggagagaggggctgggagggggaagCAGCTGGGCGGGGGAGGCGCTGGGCTGTAGGAGGATTTTGCCTTTCTCCCTTGTGGGCTGTGGAGGTCCTGCTtggtgctgggagtggggagctggATTAAGGGAGGGAGTAAGTCAGGTGGGGTGATTAATGTTTGCTGGAGAGCTGCAATTTATTTAAACCTCAGGGAGCAACCAGGGCTTGGGTGCATGTTGTGGGAGAGGCTGAGTCTGATAAAGTCTGTTTACTCAGGGAGGACCTGGTCCCTTTAAAACCCAGGGCAGGTGGGTCTCCAAGGCCCTCCCAGACTTGGTGGAACTTGGGGGAGGCGGCTGCCTAGCCTTGTCTGAAGTCCCTTCCTTGGTCTACAAGCTGCAAAGCCCTGGAAGGCAGTTACGGAACGGACACATCTTACCCAGGATTGATGGCCGTCTGTTTTCTTTGTGGCACAGCTCAGAGAGCAACCTACAACATGCTTCGTAACACAAAAGTCCCTGCGGGGCTTAGTGATATTTGAAACGATAAAAGAAGTTGAAGCACCAAGTCATGAGCTGCTGAGATTGGAAGAGGGCATGAGTGAGGGCCGGGGGTGCTCCAGGAAGGCTCTCGGGTGggcccaggcccttggcagtaaaCCTTGCACAGGACCAGTGCTCTTCAACAGTGTCAATGGGGTTGAGTCGGTGAGGCCGGGGAAGGCACTCCAGACTCTAGTCATAAGTGGCGTGAAGCTCTGTCCACCCGTCTACGCCGCCATGGGATGGAAGACAGGTTGGGGGACTAGGGCCCACCCTCTATACCTTCTCTGCATAGCTGGCTTGATTTCCCCTCTTTTGTGGTCACTTGTAAACAGCGGACTACAGTGGGTGCCCCAGTCAGGAAGCGAGACCTGGAGGCCCACTGCCTGTGGGTGGAGGACCCAGGGTGGGTACTCCCCTGGTGGGAGGTGTCTGCACAGGAGGCCTAGCAGGAAGGGCTGTGGGGACGTCTGCTGAGAGTGGAgccaggtggggagagaggaagtcTGCCCGGGGGTCACTGGCATCATCGCAGTGGCCGCCAGGTGGTGTGTTGTCATGCCCCTGTGAGGCTGGAACCTGGGACCAGCCCCACTGTCCCCTGACAGTTGAGCAGCGCGTGTGGGAATATGTCCTCCCCATGGACGTTGAGCATGGAGAGAAACTCAAGGTAGAGGTTTTCAGGCCTAGGTTCTTCCAGGggagcgctttttttttttttttgccgaacgcgggtctctcactgttgtggcctctcccgttgcggagcacaggctccagtcacgcaggctcagcggccatggctcacgggcccagccgctctgtggcatgtgggatcctcccggaccggggcacgaacccatgtcccctgcatcggcaggcggactctcaaccactgcgccaccagggaagcccagggagcgCTTTTTAAATGGTTTCAGTGAGAGGTTAAAACCCACCCCGACAAACCACAGCCTCTCTGGTCTTCCTCCTTGCCCTCGTCCTTGGGGTGGAGTTATGGTGCAACACGGCTTGTGGCCAGGTAGTATGGAAGAGGAAGTGTGACTCTTAACGAAGGGGAATTGAACAGCCCAGCTTTGggaagtagagagagaaaagcGAACAAACCAGGCCTGGCAGAGGGTCTCCAGGGGACACCGTGGTAAACAGTGCCTCGGGAACTGGGAATTCagctggtttgattttttttttttccttcaatactAGGAAACAAGGGCAGTTGCAAAGATATTCCAAAACAGAGAATTACTGACATCTAGTTGGCTCTGGAGTGTACTGAGGTTTAAAAATCGTATTTACCTTATTAATACGTCAACCTTAGGCTAGTATTAACATGCACTTCCTGATTGGCCAGTAGGGAGTGACACCTGGGTGGCAGGGCCACACCATCAGCCTGGGAGTGAACAAGATTCAGAATTCAGAGCAAATCCTGGAGATCAGATTCGCAGGaatctctgtgtgtgtgattGTCCCAGCTCTTTTAACACTCTGTGATTCTCCCAGCTCTTttaagactctgtgtgtgtgattGTCCCAGCTCTTTTAGGATCTGAGTGTTGAGTTATGTCCCCACCGAGGCACCCCACGACGACAGACAGGCGGTTAGCATGGCTGAGAAACTAGACCTGCACGGAGGGCCCGCAGAAATGGGTTTCTGGCTGAGTCCTGCGCGGTCGGTGGCAGCAAGGAGGAGAGGCCTAGGCGTCTGGAGCAAGGCTGAGGTGGAGCAGTCCTGGAGTGTGTGAACAGGCCGGAGCCCCACCCGCCTGGCACATCATGGTCCAGAGGCTGTGGGTGAGCCGCCTGCTGCGGCATCGGAAAGCCCAGCTCCTGCTGGTCAACCTGCTGACCTTCGGCCTGGAGGTGTGCCTGGCTGCGGGTATCACCTACGTGCCACCCCTGCTGTTGGAAGTGGGGGTAGAGGAGAAGTTCATGACCATGGTGCTGGGTGAGTCCCCacatcctccttccctcctgctccaGATATGTGTCCCCTGGGGAAGTAGGGCGACAGGGCCTCTGCCCAAAGAGCTGCTTGCAGGCAGAGGTGGCTGCCTGCTGTCCCTGAGCCTGGTGGGTcagcctggctggggagggggtgaccCTGGGCTGAGGGGGTCTGAGAGAAACAAAAGGGTACGGGGTGACCTCTGTATCTCTGGTCCCTACGCCATGCATGGCCCACAGGAGACACTGGAGAAACTGCCCTTCGTAATTCCTACCTGTGGTCTCATTTAATTCCTGCAGCTAACGCTGTGAGGTTACCCCTTTCACAGCGGAGATGATGGAAGCTAATAAGCCGTCAGGTGACTTAGGCCGCTGGACAGCTAGCTTAGCTCCTGATTAGCAGGGTCGGGACCACCCTCAGCCCCCCACCGCCAGGGCTCTTTCTTGCCTctagggcaggggctgggctccTAACTGCCGACGAATTCTGTAAAAGCCACGGAGGGCAAATGTCATCACCACGTGACTCCCAGGAAGAGGGGGCTCTGTCAGGATGacaggctctggggtcagactgcCTGTTGAAACCGTGCCTGTGCACGGCGATCACTGGTCAGTTGGGGCACTAGTGATCCTAGTTGTGAGCAGTAAATTGGGGTCCTGTGAAGTACTCAGCACAGCCCCAGtacacagttggccctccatgtGATATCATCATCATTTCCATCCTTCTCGAGGCAGTTGgtacccttccctctgccccttctgGGCCCCAGCCTCCAGCTCATACTACTTGCCCTTCTTGCAGGCATCGGTCCAGTGCTGGGTCTGGTCTCGGTCCCACTCCTAGGCTCAGCCAGCGACCACTGGCGTGGGCGCTATGGTCGCCGGAGGCCCTTCATCTGGGCCCTGTCCCTGGGTGTCCTGCTGAGCCTCTTCCTCATCCCGAGGGCCGGCCGGCTGGCGGGGCTGCTGTGCCCGGACACCAGGCCCCTGGAGCTGGCACTGCTGATCCTGGGCGTGGGGCTGCTGGACTTCTGTGGCCAGGTGTGCTTCACTCCGCTGGAGGCCCTGCTCTCTGACCTCTTCCGGGACCCAGACCACTGTCGCCAGGCGTTCTCCGTCTACGCCTTCATGATCAGCCTGGGGGGCTGCCTGGGCTACCTTCTGCCTGCCGTCGACTGGGATGCCAGTGCCCTGGCCCCCTACCTGGGCACCCAGGAAGAGTGCCTCTTCGGCCTGCTTGCTCTCATCTTCCTCACTTGCGTGACAGCCACACTGTTTGTGGCTGAGGAGGCAGCGCTGGGCCCAGCCGAGCCCGTGGAAGGGCTGTCGGTCCCCTCTGTACCACCCCACTGCTGCCCGTGCCACGCCCGCCTGGCTTTCTGGAACCTGCGCGCCCTCTTTCCCCGGCTGCACCAGCTCTGTTGCCGCATGCCTCGCACCCTACGCCGACTCTTCGTGGCCGAGCTGTGCAGTTGGATGGCATTCATGACCTTCACACTGTTTTACACAGACTTTGTGGGCGAGGGGCTGTACCAGGGTGTGCCCAGGGCTGAGCCAGGCACCGAGGCCCGGAGACACTATGATGAAGGTAAGGCCTTGGCAGCCCGGGGCCCTGTTGTGGGAGCTGCCCTCCAGTGGATGTTCGGGCGCAGGGAGATGCCCACAGCCTGTGCCTGGGCTGGAAGCTGTGCATTGGGCCCCGATTTCCCCATCAGGACAGTGGGCCCGTGTGCAGGCTGCGTGGGCAGCTGCTCACGGAGCAGCGTGGCTTTGCTGCAGTCACAGCAGAGCCTTGGGCGGATCGGAGAGTTTGGTCAGGCATTGCCCCAACTTGATGGAGGACGAGGCCGGGCTTGTTTAA
The genomic region above belongs to Phocoena sinus isolate mPhoSin1 chromosome 1, mPhoSin1.pri, whole genome shotgun sequence and contains:
- the SLC45A3 gene encoding solute carrier family 45 member 3, which produces MVQRLWVSRLLRHRKAQLLLVNLLTFGLEVCLAAGITYVPPLLLEVGVEEKFMTMVLGIGPVLGLVSVPLLGSASDHWRGRYGRRRPFIWALSLGVLLSLFLIPRAGRLAGLLCPDTRPLELALLILGVGLLDFCGQVCFTPLEALLSDLFRDPDHCRQAFSVYAFMISLGGCLGYLLPAVDWDASALAPYLGTQEECLFGLLALIFLTCVTATLFVAEEAALGPAEPVEGLSVPSVPPHCCPCHARLAFWNLRALFPRLHQLCCRMPRTLRRLFVAELCSWMAFMTFTLFYTDFVGEGLYQGVPRAEPGTEARRHYDEGVRMGSLGLFLQCAISLLFSLVMDRLVQRFGTRAVYLASVVAFPVAAGATCLSRSVVVVTASAALTGFTFSALQILPYTLASLYHREKQVFLPKYRGDDGGGASEDSLMTSFSPGPKAGSPFPNGHAGAGGSGLLPPPPALCGASACDVSMRTVVGEPPEARVVPGRGICLDLAVLDSAFLLSQVAPSLFMGSIVQLSQSVTAYMVSAAGLGLVAIYFVTQVVFDKSDLAKYSV